A region from the Benincasa hispida cultivar B227 chromosome 12, ASM972705v1, whole genome shotgun sequence genome encodes:
- the LOC120068193 gene encoding UPF0496 protein At3g49070-like, with translation MKKSKIVSCLRKFLSCSDGEPHVTSHSVDIDVREEYANAFRTESYIDFWTRVLALNNGDDLTTQLSVESTTATHLSSYRLFVEHLLDPPQSTIKRILTSPHLGANSCSLLLDYFSHTANASLSCSHLLKHINHLRLKLHPLEITLQSLENKEKFHHESHFKQLLIRLVEFSNTRNPFIPSIEQVQIIQNGCSKLLKQLEFSRDKAQTKLKRVRYFQHSSAGFLVAVTASLTVIIVTHGIALFVAAPGFLVGAIKLANQLRKLVKDVARLNITAKGTYTLNRDFDTIGRLVARLNHELEHMRVMARFWLDRGEDKRRAIGELVRQLNQSHVNFSHQLDELEEHLYLCFMTINRARNLVVKEILDSGQPIKISYL, from the exons ATGAAGAAATCAAAGATTGTTTCATGTCTCAGAAAATTCCTTTCATGCTCTG ATGGTGAACCACACGTTACAAGTCATTCAGTAGACATAGATGTGAGGGAGGAGTACGCGAATGCCTTCCGTACTGAATCGTACATCGACTTTTGGACCCGTGTTCTTGCCTTAAACAATGGAGATGACCTCACAACCCAACTTTCAGTAGAGTCCACAACCGCAACCCACCTTTCATCTTATAGACTATTTGTCGAACATCTACTTGACCCACCTCAATCCACAATTAAAAGAATTCTAACTTCGCCCCATCTTGGAGCCAATTCTTGCTCCCTTCTCTTAGATTACTTCTCTCACACGGCCAATGCCTCTCTCTCATGTAGTCATTTATTAAAACACATCAACCACTTACGTCTCAAACTCCATCCCTTAGAAATCACCCTCCAATCCttagaaaacaaagaaaaatttcaTCATGAGTCCCATTTCAAACAACTCTTAATTCGTTTGGTTGAATTCTCCAACACCCGCAATCCATTTATACCATCTATAGAACAGGTTCAAATCATTCAAAATGGATGCTCCAAATTGTTAAAGCAACTTGAGTTTAGTCGCGACAAGGCTCAAACCAAGCTCAAGAGAGTTAGATATTTTCAACATAGTTCAGCTGGCTTTTTGGTGGCTGTAACTGCATCACTTACGGTAATAATCGTGACTCATGGAATTGCATTATTTGTTGCTGCACCTGGCTTTCTTGTGGGTGCTATAAAGTTGGCTAATCAATTGAGGAAGCTAGTTAAGGATGTTGCTCGACTTAATATTACTGCAAAAGGGACTTACACTTTAAATAGAGATTTCGATACGATTGGTAGGCTCGTGGCTCGACTCAATCATGAGCTCGAACATATGAGGGTGATGGCAAGATTTTGGCTTGATAGAGGGGAAGATAAACGTCGGGCCATTGGTGAATTAGTGCGACAATTAAATCAAAGTCATGTGAACTTTAGCCACCAATTGGATGAGCTTGAGGAGCATTTGTATTTGTGTTTTATGACCATAAATAGAGCTAGAAATCTTGTAGTGAAAGAGATTTTGGATTCGGGTCAACCTATAAAGATTTCGTATTTATGA